From Pirellulales bacterium, a single genomic window includes:
- a CDS encoding NAD(P)H-dependent oxidoreductase subunit E, whose translation MATPERVLTDEMVEAIKAYFPRYPTRQAVTLPALHIVNERLRCVPIAAVVEIAQLLELAPAEVQDTLSFYGFFKQDAPHGRTRAWVCRSISCALRGGEEVLEHMCHSLGIKPGETTADGRLTLEFGECLGACDFAPCMLAGKTLHKDLTPAKADEILKTFE comes from the coding sequence ATGGCAACGCCAGAACGCGTACTCACTGACGAGATGGTCGAGGCGATCAAGGCCTACTTCCCGCGCTATCCCACGCGGCAGGCTGTGACGTTGCCGGCTTTGCATATCGTCAACGAGCGCTTGCGTTGCGTGCCGATCGCGGCCGTGGTCGAAATCGCACAGTTGCTCGAACTGGCTCCCGCCGAAGTGCAAGACACATTGAGCTTCTACGGCTTTTTCAAGCAAGACGCGCCGCATGGCCGGACACGGGCTTGGGTCTGCCGCTCAATCAGTTGCGCCCTACGCGGCGGCGAAGAAGTGCTCGAACATATGTGCCACTCACTGGGCATCAAGCCGGGTGAGACGACCGCGGATGGACGCCTGACGCTCGAATTCGGCGAGTGCCTGGGCGCCTGCGATTTCGCTCCCTGCATGCTGGCCGGCAAGACATTGCACAAAGACCTGACGCCCGCTAAGGCCGACGAGATTTTGAAAACGTTTGAATGA
- the nuoF gene encoding NADH-quinone oxidoreductase subunit NuoF gives MLQFEPVLLANINKPDSHTRAVYESAGGYGALRKVLAEMQPPALIELVKNSNLRGRGGAGFPTGLKWTFLPKDHPGPIYMCINADESEPGTFNNRILMEEDPHQVIEGIILSCYATKAKTAYLYVRYEYPLCLERLQRAIDECYAAGYLGKNILGSEFSLDIFLHRGAAAYICGEETGLIESLEGKRAWPRIKPPFPAVEGVFHKPTVVNNIETVACVTHIVNRGVEWFKSIGVPADPNNPRDPGSYGPKLYCLSGHVNKPGCYEAPLGITCRQLIDEYGGGVWKGRKGKAAIPGGISMGLLTEKEFDTPLDFSGPGRVGCLGLGTAAVVVLDETVSMVDFLHNSCRFFQHESCGQCTPCREGTRWSLEMLERIKAGKGRLRDLDLLLEIGDSIGIIPGTTICGLADGAAWPIKNAIRKFRGEFEDYIKRTNPQGYAVTHAVKALPVLASH, from the coding sequence GTGCTGCAGTTCGAACCAGTATTGCTCGCCAACATCAACAAGCCGGACAGCCATACGCGCGCTGTCTACGAGTCGGCCGGTGGTTATGGTGCGCTGCGAAAAGTGCTGGCCGAGATGCAGCCGCCGGCGCTGATCGAACTCGTGAAGAATAGCAACCTGCGCGGCCGCGGTGGCGCGGGATTTCCGACGGGCCTGAAATGGACCTTCCTGCCGAAGGATCATCCCGGCCCGATCTACATGTGCATCAATGCCGACGAGAGCGAGCCAGGCACCTTTAATAATCGCATCTTGATGGAGGAAGATCCCCACCAGGTCATCGAGGGGATCATCCTCAGCTGCTATGCGACCAAGGCCAAGACGGCATACCTGTACGTGCGATACGAGTATCCGCTGTGCCTCGAGCGTTTGCAGCGCGCGATCGACGAATGCTACGCCGCTGGCTACCTGGGAAAGAATATCCTGGGAAGCGAGTTCTCGCTCGACATCTTCTTGCATCGCGGCGCCGCGGCGTACATCTGCGGCGAAGAGACCGGTTTGATCGAAAGCCTGGAAGGAAAGCGTGCCTGGCCACGGATTAAGCCGCCGTTCCCGGCTGTGGAAGGTGTGTTTCACAAGCCGACGGTCGTTAACAATATCGAAACCGTGGCCTGCGTTACGCACATCGTGAATCGCGGTGTGGAATGGTTCAAATCGATCGGCGTGCCCGCCGATCCCAACAATCCGCGCGATCCCGGTAGCTATGGGCCGAAGCTGTACTGTCTGAGCGGACACGTCAACAAGCCAGGCTGCTACGAAGCGCCGCTGGGGATCACCTGCCGTCAGTTGATCGATGAATACGGCGGCGGCGTCTGGAAAGGGCGCAAGGGAAAAGCGGCGATCCCGGGCGGGATCAGCATGGGCCTGCTGACGGAAAAAGAATTCGATACGCCGCTCGATTTTTCCGGCCCCGGCCGCGTGGGCTGCTTGGGTCTTGGCACCGCGGCGGTGGTCGTGTTGGACGAGACGGTCAGCATGGTCGATTTTCTGCACAACAGTTGCCGCTTCTTTCAACACGAAAGCTGCGGCCAATGCACTCCCTGTCGCGAAGGAACTCGCTGGTCGCTGGAAATGCTCGAGCGGATCAAGGCGGGCAAGGGACGGTTGCGCGACCTGGACCTGCTGCTCGAAATCGGTGACTCGATCGGCATTATTCCCGGCACGACGATCTGCGGCCTCGCCGACGGTGCTGCCTGGCCGATCAAAAACGCGATTCGCAAATTCCGCGGCGAGTTCGAAGACTACATCAAGCGCACGAATCCCCAAGGCTACGCGGTCACGCACGCGGTGAAAGCTTTGCCGGTTTTGGCAAGTCATTAG